DNA from Krasilnikovia cinnamomea:
CGACGACACGATCGTGCTCTGCATCCACTTCGCCCCCGAGCCACGCGCCGCGGTGGCCACCCCCAGCCAGCTCGCAGCCGGGGATCGACACTCCTCCCCGCCCGCACCGCTCTGATCAGCAGGCAAGACGTTCGCATCGTCCATGTTCGCGGCAGTCAGCCTGCGGGTCCCGGCGCCGTCACGCACGGGTACACCGCCACCGGGCTGACCGTACGGCGACCATACCGTGCCTACATCTGGGAGGTGACAGGTATGCGGGGACAACATGTTGTGTCCATTGGGGGGTCGTGCGGCCGGCCCCGGACCCGGCCGATACAGTTGCCCTGCCGCGGTGTTCGGGAAGCCGGTGCGAATCCGGCGTGGTCCTCGCCACTGTGACCAGGAAGTGTGCTCTTTCGCTGTCGCCACTGGACCGTCCGGTCCAGGAAGGCTGAAGGAGTCCGTGATGATCTGGGAGCCAGGAGACCGGCCGTGGCACCGAATGTCTACCCCACGAGTGATGGGGACAAGGAGTTCGCCGCCATGTCACGTTCTGCCCTGCCACGATCTGCCACCTTCCCGCCTAGGCCCGGTCGACCTCGCGCACCGTACGGTGCCGCGTTCGGGCTGGTGCTCCGATGAGCGGCCCACCCGCCGTTGGCGCGCATGAATTGATCACAACCACCGCCGCGGGGCTGGTCACCTGCCGCGGCTGCTGCTGCGGAAACCCGGCGAAGCACCCCGACGTCGATCACGGCGGCGAACTGCGCACCCTGCAGCAGTTCGCCGCCGACCACCCCGACACTGTCCGGCTGACCACCAGCGACTGCCTCGGCCCGTGCGAGCACGCCAATGTCCTCGTGGTCCGGCCCTCGCCCGACGGACGCCGCGCAGGCGGTCGGCCCGTCTGGCTCGCCCGCCTCGACGCGCACGCCCTGCGCACTCTTCAGGTCTGGCTCGCCGCGGGCGGACCGGGCCTGGCGGACGTCCCCGAGTACCTGGCACTGCACCGGATCCGCCCCTCGCGTGCCGGCACCACGAGCGAGGGCAGTCCCATGCTCTAGGCGTGGGCAGCCCAGCGCGCCGCCCTCCACAACGCGTGGACGGGTCCCGCCCGGACGGGTTCCGAGAGCCTCTGCTGAAGGCCTGGGCGGCGCGCCGGCCTGCGAGTAGTCCAGCGATCAGCCCACCCTTCGACCGGCCGCCCTACTTGTCCAGCGTGAGCCACAAAACCTCCCCCCGTACCCAGATCTCCGCACTGTCCACCACGGACCGCGATCCTCTACGCGGCCGGACGCGCGGGACGCAACCGCGTCCTGGCTGGGAGGGAGCCCGAGCGGCCGCCACGTGCCCGGAACCGGTCGGCTCTGGTGCGTGCCGATCGGTGCGGTCGACGGGCCGGGTCCGCCGAAAGGGGCAGACCAGTAGCGATGATCTATCTGTCGGCGGATACCCGTTGACAGCCGCGCCGCGCACGCTGACAGGCGGCACAGACGGCGAGCGCGGAGGCGAGCATGACACGGCGGAATCCGGCCGGTAGGGAACCTCTCACCGACCCGAGGATCGCTCCGTGTTTCCGGCAGAGGATCGGAGGATCAGTGGCGAGCGCGCGGTCCCGCCGAGAGGCCGGTTACCACCGATGAACGCCGACGCCGCGCATCTGCTGACAGCGCTGACCGAGTCGGCGTGGCTGCTCCCGGCGGTGTTCGTGCTGTGTGCGGTGGACGGCGTGCTGCCGGTGGTGCCGGGCGAGACAGTCGCGATCGCCGCCGCGGTCTTGGCGGCTACCGGTAACCTCGCCCATCCGGCCGTCATCGGTGTCATCGTGTGCGCCTCCGTGGTCGGCGACCTATGCTGCTATCTGCTGTGGCGGCGGGCGGCCGCGGTGAGAAGGACCCGGTCGGGCCGTGCCCGTGCGCCTGGCCGGATTTTCAGCAGGGTCGGCGCACTCATGGACCGTCGCGGTGGTCCGGCGATCCTCGCGGCCCGGTTCATCCCCTCAGGACGCACCGCGGCCAGTGTGGCCGCCGCGCTCACCGGAATCCCGCTCCGCCGTTTCCTGCTGTGGACCGTGGCCGCCTCGGCGGCGTGGTCGGCCTACATCACCGTGCTGGGCTACTTCGGAAGTCGCCTGACACAGGGCCATCCCCTGTACGGGGTGTTGCTCGGCGTCGTCGCCGGAGCGGTCGTGACGTTGGTGGTGTCATTCGTCGGGCGACGCGCGGGCTGCTGAGCGGTCACCGTCGTACGTTCCGATCCTCCGGTAGGCGTCGGCACGCGTCCGCGAGGCGGCTGCCGTACGGGCCACAGCCTTTGTCGTGCTCGGTCCACCTGTGGTGCTCACCGGGTGCCGGCGGGTCCATATGTCATTTGCACTATCGCCGACCCGGTGCGCTCTCCGCTACGGTTCCAGCCTGCGTATGCGACAGATTTCCACATCAGGTACATCGGACGGGGTTGGATTGTGAAGCACGGCAGACTCATTGCCTTCAGTGCCCTGCTGGCAGCGACGCTTGCGCTGGCTGGCTGCGGATCGTCGGACGACACCGGCGCGCAGGGATCCGCCGCCTCGGGGGAGAAGGGGGCCGCAGGCGAGGAGCAGGCCGCAGCCGCGGAAGGCGCGTGTGCACTCCTGACGGCTGCGGAGGTGGAGGAGGCCCTCGGCGAATCGGTCAGCGAGCCGCAGCCGCAGGACTTGGGGACCCTCCAGACATGCAAGTTCGCTGGCGACGGCGCCCAGTTCCGTCTGCTGCTGGGGATTCGGGATCAAAGTCCACTCAGCGCGCGCCAGTTCTTCGAGATGCATCAGAAGCGTGCACAGGACCCCCAGACGCTGAGCGGGATCGGCACCGCGGCATTCTCGACCACCAGCCCCAAGACCGAGGTGATGTTCTATCTCGGAACCGAAGAGGTCACCTTGACGCTGACCGGCGACGACGAGCTGTCGGGCGATCCCGCCGCCCGCGTCGCTGACCTCGCCAAGAAGGTAGCCGCCCGGCTCTGACCCTCGGCTCTCTCGCGGCGCCGGGCACTCCACCGGTGACGCCTGCCGGCGGTGGACCCGCTGCCGGCGTCCGGTGAACCGGCGTGCGGTGCGATCGGGGCAGCGAGCCGAGCGGTGGCGACGGCATGTGATCGCGTGGTGGCAGCCCGGTGAATATGTCATACGCCCTATCCCGGGCTCAGCCGCGCCGGAACTAGCTTTGCCCACCAGCGCCGATCCGTCGGTGTGCGCGGACGGATCGCTCCGCGAGGCTGACTGCGAACCGATCGGAGACGACTGTGAAGTACGGCAAGCTCACGACCCTCGGTGCGCTGCTCGCGACGCTGGTGCTGGCCGGCTGCGGCGCATCGGGCACGGATGCGGACCCCGGGGCACCCGCGGCCGCCGCCGCGCAGCCCGAGGCTGGGGCTGGCGTCGAGTCGGACGCCGGGACGGCGACCGGCGGCTACGCCGACGAGGGGTACGCCTGTGGGCTGATCACCCGCGCTGACCTGGAAACGTTCTACGGCGGGCCGGTCGGCGAACCGGAGCCGAAGAGTGTCGGTGACTCGCGGTTCTGCGACTGGGCGGGCGCCCCGGGTGGAACCGACTCCTATGTGTTCCTGTGGATCGAAAAACCGATCAAGGGGGTTCGTGGCGACGCCAATACCGAGTACGACGAGCTGCGGAGCAAGCTCAAGGGTGACAAGGCCGTCAAGGACGTCGCCGGGCTCGGGGAGAAGGCGATGTCGGACTACTACCCCGGGGCGACCCGCGTGCGCATCGTCGTCGAGGACATGTACATCACGATCGGGGTGCAGTACGTCCTGGGCAAGCGGACGCTCACGCCGGAGGCCGACGTCGCCCGGGTGACCACGCTGGCCAAGCAGGTGGTTGGGCGGATGTAGCACCCCCTCCGGCCCGTCGTACTCGTGCTTGGCTGTCGCATTTTTCCGGATTTGCTTCCCCCAGGCTCCCGGCCGCCGGCCCCGGCTGCAAGAATGGCGGCCCGTGGTGTGCGGGAAGGGGGCGGCCGGGGTGCAGCCGATGATCGGCCGGGAGGCCGAGTGGCGCACGGTCACCGATGCCCTGCATTCCGTCGGGGACGGCCCCCAGGTGCTCGAGGTCGTCGGCGAACCCGGCATCGGCAAGACCCGCCTGCTGGCCGAGCTGGCCGGATATGCCCGGGAGCGCGGGCTGCTGACCCTCACCGGCAGGGCCACCGAGTTCGAGTCCGAGATCCCGTTCGCCCTGCTGACCGAGGCACTGGATGATCACGTACGTCTGAACAGCGAATCTCTGCGTGAGAGGCTGCCCCCCGACGACGTGTGGCGGCTCGGCGAGATCCTCGACGGCCTGGGCGCCGGGCCGGCGGCACCGCAGGTGTCGCTCGGCGGGGCGGCCGAGAGGTACCGGTCCCTGCGGGCGCTGCGCCGGTTGCTCGAAACCATCGCCGAGCCCGACGGGCTGGTGCTGATCCTCGACGACGTGCACTGGTGCGATGCCGCCACGACGGACCTTGTCGACTACCTGTTGCGCCGCCCGCCCGCCGGCCCGGTGGTGCTGGCGCTCGCCTACCGGCCGGCGCAGGCGCCGGCCCGGCTGGCCGCCGCACTGGTGAGCGACCATTCTGGCCGGTTCCACCGCAGGGTGGCGCTTTCGCCGCTGCCGGAGGCGGAGGTGACGCGCCTGCTCGGGCCCGACGCAGACCCCCGCGACGTGGCGTACCTGTTCCGCCTGAGCGGGGGGAATCCGCTCTATCTGGACGCGCTGCGCCGCTGTGGCACCACGGCAATCGATGCGGCTCGTACCCGGGACGACCCCGACCCCGCGCTGGCGGCCCTGCCCACCGAGGTGCGGGCCGCGCTCGGCGCGGAGTGGGAATCCGTCGGGCCGGACAGCCGCCTGGTGGCCTCGGCGGCCGCCGTCGGCGGCGACGAGAGCGAGCCTGCCCTGCTCGCCGAGGTTGCCGAGCTGCCCGTGCCGGCCGTACTGCGTTGCCTCGACGACCTGGTGGCCCGCGACCTCATCCAGGTAGTGGCCGGCACGGGCCGGTTCCGTTTCCGGCATCCGCTCGTGCGGCACGTCGTCTACGCGTCGGCCGCCGCCGGGTGGCGGCTGGGCGCGCACGCGCGGGCCGCGGCGCACCTGGAACGGGTGGGTGCGCCGCCGCGAGCCCGGGCGCACCATATCGCCCGGTCGGCGGCCGTCGGGGACGCCGGTGCGGCGGTCACCCTGGTCGCTGCCGCGCAGGCGGTCGGCGCGCAGGCGCCGGCAACCGCGGCCGAATGGCTGCAGATCGCGCTGCGCCTGCTGCCCGGCGACACCGCAACCGTCGGCCTGCCCGACCGCGCCGAGCTCCTCACCTACCTGGCCGAACGGCGGGCGGCGAGCGGAGACCTCGCCGAGGCGCGGCGGGTCATGGGTGTCGTCCTCGACGAGCTGCTGCCGACCGGGCATCCGGCCCGGTCGGCCGCCATCGCGTACACCGGCGTGCTGATCCGGCTGCTCGGCCTGCACGAGGAGGCGCAGGCGCTGCTCACCGCAGAGCTGGACCATCGGCCCGAGGCCGACAATTCGGATGTGCTGCTGCAGATCGCCACCTACGCGCTGATGCGTGGTCAACTCGGCGAGGCCGACGAACGCCTGTGCCAGATCATCGCGTTCGCCCCGGGCGGCACGGCTGCGGCGATCGCGCACGCCATGCGGCCGATGACCGGTTACGCGACCGGGCCGGCGGAGCTGTCCAGCGAGCGGCCGCGCTCAGCGACCGTCCTGCTGGACACGATGGGCGACGACGAGATCGCCCGCCAACTCGAAATCTTCGCCTGGCTCTGCTGGACCGGGCTCGAGGCCGAGGGGCCACGCGACTCGCTGCGCCGCCTCCTGCGCTGCCGGCAGGTCGCGGTCCAGTCAGGGCAGAGCTTCGTGCTGCCCTACCTGCTGGCCATGCAGGCGCTGATGCACGCCCGGCTCGGGCAGATCGGCGACGCGATGCGGGCCGCCGAGGAGGCCCTCACCATCGCCCGGCTGCTCGCCGCGGCCGAGCCGCTGGCCCTCGCCCTGCTGACGCAGTGCTGGCTGCATCGGTGCGCGGGCGATTTCGCGGCGGCGATCGTGACGGGTGAGCAGGCGGTCGCGGCGGCGTCGGCCAGCCGCGGCTGGCTGGCCACCGCTCAGGCGATGCTGGCATTCAGCCGGATCGCAGCCGGGGACGTACGGCGCGGCGCAGCCGATCTGGTGGCCGCCGGACGCGGACCCGAGTTGACCGCGCTGTACCCGCACAACCGGCTGATCGCCTGCACCGTGCTCAGCGAGTGCGCTGCGAAGACCGGCGAGCCCGAGTCCCCCGGGCACTGGGCGGAACTGGCCGAACGGGTCGCCGACCCCGAGCGTGGGGTCGAGCGCGGGCTGGTGTTGCTGGCACGGGCGTACGCGGTCGGCGCAGACGACCCGGGCCGCGGTGCCGATCTCGCCGAACAAGCTGGCGCCCTGCTGACCGAGGGGGAGTTGCTGCTGGTGGCCGGACGTGCCTGGCTGGCGGCGGCCGCGCTGCGCATGCGGACCGGCGACGAATCGGCAGCGCTGGACGACCTGGCTCGCGCCGAGAAGATCGGCGAACGCACGGACGCCGCCGACCTTCATACGGCGCTGCGGCGCCTGGCCCGGAGGCTACGGCCGGACGCCCCGCCACCGTCCGTCCCCGGAACGGCGGAGCTGACCCGGCGCGAGGGCGAGATCGCGGTGCTGGTCGCGGCGGGCATGTCCAACGCCGAGATCGCCGGCGAGCTGTACGTTAGCGTACGTACGGTCGAGACGCATGTGTCGCGGATCTACACCAAGCTCGGTGTCACCACCCGCGCCGCCGCGGTCAGCCGACTGGCGAGCTGAGACCCGCGTACGTATCCGCGGATGCGGGTACGTACGGATGTGCGTGCCCGTCCCCGCCTGACAGCGTGGCACCCGGACCGCACCGGGTGGTCCGCTGGTGAGGGAACGATGATGCGCAGCGGGGCCGACGAGAACCACGAGTGCGACACCGTCGCGATCCGGAAGACCGAAATGGGGGTATTGCGGCGGGCGCTTGCCCGTTGCAGCCCCACCGGTCGCTGGGTCGTCGTCGAGGTCGCGGGCGAACCCGGCATGGGCAAGTCCACGTTGTTGGCCGGTTTCGGACGGCATGCGGCCGATGCCGGATGGCGGGTCCTGCCGTGCCGCTCCGGACCTCCGGCAGCGGGGCACGGAAACCCCGAGGAGGGGTGCGACCCCGCCGATCCCGGCCGCGAGTCGCTGGTTCCCCGCATCGCCGACGTGCTGCGCGCGCCGGTCGAGACCGGGTCACGCGCCGATCGCCGTCTGCTGCTGATCGTCGACGACGTACACGGGGCCGACGCGGTCTCCGCGAGGCTGATCGCCGACCTGCTGCGCCACCCACCGCGCGGCCCGGTGCTGCTCGTCCTGGCGCACCGGCCACGGCAGCTCACCGGCACGCTGGGCGCCGTTCTGGCCACAGCCGCGGCCGCCGGGGTGGTGCAGCGCGTCACCCTCGGCCCGCTGGCACCGGCCGAATCCTCGGCGCTGCTGTCCACGATGGCCCCGGCGCCTCACCGGTTCGACATCCACGAGGCGAGCGGGGGCAATCCGCTCTATCTGCTCGGTTCCGCGGGTACGTCCGGGGCCGTGCCGGAACGCGTCCGGGCCGCACTCATGCCGGAGCTCCTCGCACGGTCCACGGCCGAGCGGCAGGTGGTGTGGGCCGCCGCCGTGGCCGGCGACCCGGCCGACCCCGAGTTGGTCGCCGCCGTCGCCGACTGCACACCGGCGGTCGTGCTCCAGGCGCTGGACCAGATCAGCGCGGACGACGTGCTGCGCCCGGCGCCGTCGGGCGCCGGATTCTGCTTCCGGCACGAGGTGGTGCGGGCCGTCGCGTACGAGTCCGCCCCTGCGGGCTGGCGGCTTGCCGCCCACGCGCGGGCCGCCGAGGCGCTCCGCGGGCGCGGTGCGCCCGCATCGGACCGGGCTCGTCACCTCGAGCACTGCGCCGTGCCGGGCGACGAGGATGCTGTCGAGACGTTGAGCCGAGCCGCGCGCGAGGTCCTGTACCGGGCACCCGCCGACGCGGTGCGCTGGCTTGTCGGGGCCGCGCGGCTGCTGCCGTCCGGGCCGCACACCGCCGACCGGCGGGCCGACCTGCAGTTGCAGTGCGCGCGGGCACTGGGACTGATGGGCCGGCTGGACGAGAGCCGCGGGTACCTGCACCGGCTGCTCGCCGGACTGCCGACCACCGATGCGGTACGCCGCGTGGAGGCCGCCGTGCTCGCGGCCCGTACGGACCAGCAGCTGGGCCGGCATGCCGAGGCCGACTCCCTACTGCGCGGCGAACTCCAGGCGCTGCGCCCGCCCGCCGGTTCGGCACCACCCGCGCTGTACGCCGCTCTCGCCTCCGGTGCGATGCTGCGCGGCGACGCCGCCGAGGCCCGGCGGTGGTCCACCGAGGCCCTCGGGCAGGACGTGGGCGCAGCGTCCCGGGTGGCCGCGTTGGCCCTGCGGGTGCTGGCCGACCGAATGACCGGCATCGCCGAGTCCGCCGCACACCTCGATGAGGCGGCCGACCTGGTGGACGCGATGCTCGACGACGAGTTGGTCGCCGTGCTGGACCTCGTCCGCTGGTTGGCCGAGGCGGAGCTGGCGGCCGAGCGGATCGGGGACGCGCTCCGGCACACCGAACGGATGCTGGCCGTCGCCCGGCAGGCGCGTCGCTACGAGCCGCTCGCCACCCTGCACGGGATCGCGGGCCGTGCATGGCTGCTGCGGGGCGACCTGACACGTGCTCTCCAGTGCCTGGATCGGGCGGCCGGCGCCGCCGAGCGCACCGGCAACCCGGCGACGCTCGCCGAGGTGGCGGCGGTCCGGGCCTGGCCGGCCCTGTGGCAAGGGGATGCCACGGCGGCAGCCCGGTTCGCGGCGCAGGCACACGAGCAGGACAGTCTGGTGGCGAGGCGGCTGGTCGGCGGTAGGGCAACGATAGGGGCGTGGCAGCAGTCCGGCGGCGACGCCGCGGCCGCAAACCGCTTGTGCCGTGCGCTGGACACGTCCGAGTGCGATCCGCTCGTCCGGGTCCGGTGGCTTGAGCTGGCCGCCGTGACCTGCGCGCAGCGGCGGTTGTCGGCGGCGGCTGCGGCCTGTGCCGCGGCGGCGCGGCAGCTCGCGGCGGAGACGTCAGGCCGCCGGATCCGGGGGTACGCGGCGCTGGCGGTGGCCCACTCGCTGCTGGGTACCGACTCGACTGCCGCGGCCGGGGCGGCCAGGCGGGCAGCCGACCTGCTCGCCATGGCCGGTGATCCGCTCGGCGCGGCGTGGGCCCGGCAGCGCCACGACGCCGCCCTCGGAGCGCCGGCAGGCATCGGTGGCGACGCGGGGCAGGGCAAGGCCGGCAAGCCGGCCTCCGGGATCGCGGCGCTGACCGTCCGGGAAACCGAGGTCGTCACGCTGGTCGCTGAAGGACTGACCAACAAGGAGATCGCCCGCCGGCTCTTCGTCAGTCCCGGCACGGTGTCGATCCACGTCGGACGCGCGTACGCCAAGCTCGGGGTCTCCCGTCGCGCCGCGGCCGCCGCCCGGCTGGTCGGAGCCGGACTTGTCGGATCGCGGCCGGGGGGCGAGCCGGACGCCCCTCTCGAACGGGCATGATCATGTCGCGCCGGGCAGACGCCCGGCGCGGCTCCTTCGACCCGCTTGATCAGGCGCCCCGGTGCGCAGTCGGGGTCGCCACACGCAGCTGGTTGCGGCCCGCTTCCTTCGCGCAGTAGAGCGCCGCGTCCGCTGCCTCGACGAGGTCGTGCGCGGATCCACCGGTCGCCGGTACGTGCGTGGCGACGCCGATGCTGAGTGTGACGACCTGGGCTTCGGTGCGCTCATGTGGCAGCGCGAGTGCCTCTACGGCGGCGCGGGCCCGTTCGGCGACGGCGGTGGCCCGGTCGTGGTCAGCGCCGGTGAAGACGATGGCGAACTCCTCGCCGCCGTACCGGCAGACGATGTCGGTGCCCTGGCGGACGGTGCCTGCGAGCTCGGCGGCGACCCGGCGCAGACATTCGTCGCCCCCCTGGTGGCCGTAGGAGTCGTTGTACCACTTGAAGTGATCGATGTCGATCATGGCGAGCGTGACGGCCGTGCCGGTCTCGCGCGCTTGCGTCCAGGTGGCTTCGAGGGCGTCGTCGAAGCGGCGGCGGTTGGCCAGCCCGGTCAGCGCGTCAGTCAGGCTGAGCGCGGCGAGTTGCTCGTTGGCGGCCTGCAGGGCGCTGGTGCGCTCGGCGACCTTGGTCTCCAGGCGCCGGTAGAGCTGAGCGTTGTCGAGGGAGACGGCGAGCTGTCCGGCGAGCAGCGTGACGGCGCCGAGCCGGTCGGTGGTGAAGGCGTCGACGCTGAGCCGGTTTTCCAGCACCAGCGCCGCCCGCAGTGCACCTTGCTGCAGCACGGGGACAACGAGCAGTGAACCGCGTGGCGCGTCCGTCAGGTACGGGTCGCTGGCGAACCGGTCGTCGCCGGCGGTGTCGGCGACCAGGAGCGGTTCGCGGGTGCGTTCGACGTAGTGCAGTGCCCGTACCGGCACGAGCCGTTCGGTTCCTGGCGTGGAGACGGGCACCGGGGCGTCGCCGGGCCGATCCGGGTTGGGCAGCATCCAGCGGCCCGCCTCGGTGTCGAACAGGGCGAGCCGGATGGTGGTGGCCCCGGCGAGGGCGCCCACCTGCTCCACGACGCGGGCCTGCAGCCGGTCGAGGTCGGTTTCCGAGCTGAGCGCCTGCGACGCGCGCAGGACCGCCAGCAGGTCGATGTCGTCGCCCCGGACGCTGGTGCTGAGCGCCTGCCGCGCCGGTGCCGCGTCCGAGGTGGGCAGGTCGGGGTGGGCGCGGTCGAGTTGATGGACCTTGCCCGCGGCGCCCCAGCTGCGGTAGTGCTCGCGCGCCTCGGCGAGCAGGCCGCGGCCGGTGCGTGGCAACCCGTGCCCCAGGTGGAACAGGCCGGCCCGCTCGGCGATCAGCGCCCTGTGCCACGGGCGCTGACGCGGCTCGACGTCGCCCAGGGCGGCGTCGAACGCGGTGGCCGCGGCGCGGAAGTCGTCGA
Protein-coding regions in this window:
- a CDS encoding DUF3558 family protein; protein product: MKYGKLTTLGALLATLVLAGCGASGTDADPGAPAAAAAQPEAGAGVESDAGTATGGYADEGYACGLITRADLETFYGGPVGEPEPKSVGDSRFCDWAGAPGGTDSYVFLWIEKPIKGVRGDANTEYDELRSKLKGDKAVKDVAGLGEKAMSDYYPGATRVRIVVEDMYITIGVQYVLGKRTLTPEADVARVTTLAKQVVGRM
- a CDS encoding DedA family protein; this encodes MNADAAHLLTALTESAWLLPAVFVLCAVDGVLPVVPGETVAIAAAVLAATGNLAHPAVIGVIVCASVVGDLCCYLLWRRAAAVRRTRSGRARAPGRIFSRVGALMDRRGGPAILAARFIPSGRTAASVAAALTGIPLRRFLLWTVAASAAWSAYITVLGYFGSRLTQGHPLYGVLLGVVAGAVVTLVVSFVGRRAGC
- a CDS encoding helix-turn-helix transcriptional regulator; translated protein: MIGREAEWRTVTDALHSVGDGPQVLEVVGEPGIGKTRLLAELAGYARERGLLTLTGRATEFESEIPFALLTEALDDHVRLNSESLRERLPPDDVWRLGEILDGLGAGPAAPQVSLGGAAERYRSLRALRRLLETIAEPDGLVLILDDVHWCDAATTDLVDYLLRRPPAGPVVLALAYRPAQAPARLAAALVSDHSGRFHRRVALSPLPEAEVTRLLGPDADPRDVAYLFRLSGGNPLYLDALRRCGTTAIDAARTRDDPDPALAALPTEVRAALGAEWESVGPDSRLVASAAAVGGDESEPALLAEVAELPVPAVLRCLDDLVARDLIQVVAGTGRFRFRHPLVRHVVYASAAAGWRLGAHARAAAHLERVGAPPRARAHHIARSAAVGDAGAAVTLVAAAQAVGAQAPATAAEWLQIALRLLPGDTATVGLPDRAELLTYLAERRAASGDLAEARRVMGVVLDELLPTGHPARSAAIAYTGVLIRLLGLHEEAQALLTAELDHRPEADNSDVLLQIATYALMRGQLGEADERLCQIIAFAPGGTAAAIAHAMRPMTGYATGPAELSSERPRSATVLLDTMGDDEIARQLEIFAWLCWTGLEAEGPRDSLRRLLRCRQVAVQSGQSFVLPYLLAMQALMHARLGQIGDAMRAAEEALTIARLLAAAEPLALALLTQCWLHRCAGDFAAAIVTGEQAVAAASASRGWLATAQAMLAFSRIAAGDVRRGAADLVAAGRGPELTALYPHNRLIACTVLSECAAKTGEPESPGHWAELAERVADPERGVERGLVLLARAYAVGADDPGRGADLAEQAGALLTEGELLLVAGRAWLAAAALRMRTGDESAALDDLARAEKIGERTDAADLHTALRRLARRLRPDAPPPSVPGTAELTRREGEIAVLVAAGMSNAEIAGELYVSVRTVETHVSRIYTKLGVTTRAAAVSRLAS
- a CDS encoding (2Fe-2S) ferredoxin domain-containing protein; the protein is MITTTAAGLVTCRGCCCGNPAKHPDVDHGGELRTLQQFAADHPDTVRLTTSDCLGPCEHANVLVVRPSPDGRRAGGRPVWLARLDAHALRTLQVWLAAGGPGLADVPEYLALHRIRPSRAGTTSEGSPML
- a CDS encoding helix-turn-helix transcriptional regulator gives rise to the protein MMRSGADENHECDTVAIRKTEMGVLRRALARCSPTGRWVVVEVAGEPGMGKSTLLAGFGRHAADAGWRVLPCRSGPPAAGHGNPEEGCDPADPGRESLVPRIADVLRAPVETGSRADRRLLLIVDDVHGADAVSARLIADLLRHPPRGPVLLVLAHRPRQLTGTLGAVLATAAAAGVVQRVTLGPLAPAESSALLSTMAPAPHRFDIHEASGGNPLYLLGSAGTSGAVPERVRAALMPELLARSTAERQVVWAAAVAGDPADPELVAAVADCTPAVVLQALDQISADDVLRPAPSGAGFCFRHEVVRAVAYESAPAGWRLAAHARAAEALRGRGAPASDRARHLEHCAVPGDEDAVETLSRAAREVLYRAPADAVRWLVGAARLLPSGPHTADRRADLQLQCARALGLMGRLDESRGYLHRLLAGLPTTDAVRRVEAAVLAARTDQQLGRHAEADSLLRGELQALRPPAGSAPPALYAALASGAMLRGDAAEARRWSTEALGQDVGAASRVAALALRVLADRMTGIAESAAHLDEAADLVDAMLDDELVAVLDLVRWLAEAELAAERIGDALRHTERMLAVARQARRYEPLATLHGIAGRAWLLRGDLTRALQCLDRAAGAAERTGNPATLAEVAAVRAWPALWQGDATAAARFAAQAHEQDSLVARRLVGGRATIGAWQQSGGDAAAANRLCRALDTSECDPLVRVRWLELAAVTCAQRRLSAAAAACAAAARQLAAETSGRRIRGYAALAVAHSLLGTDSTAAAGAARRAADLLAMAGDPLGAAWARQRHDAALGAPAGIGGDAGQGKAGKPASGIAALTVRETEVVTLVAEGLTNKEIARRLFVSPGTVSIHVGRAYAKLGVSRRAAAAARLVGAGLVGSRPGGEPDAPLERA